A region from the Arachis ipaensis cultivar K30076 chromosome B01, Araip1.1, whole genome shotgun sequence genome encodes:
- the LOC107647357 gene encoding ubiquitin-conjugating enzyme E2 N-like, with product MHKPLLAHWKALKRVLRYVQGTKQQGLLFHKNTDFRLYGFADADWASDLEDHRKQITVSKSSTEAEFRSLAACVKNKLRVVPRPIINLREGGVKDVVDTKANLSNSASAVYHLSTGTAYQGGIFFLDIIFLSDYPFNPPQVVFKTHIYHCNVGTDGHVSLEMLKDGWSPALTITKVLTAIRSLLTNPDPYNAVVPGIAHLYLENKAKHDLVAGEWTARFAK from the exons ATGCATAAACCCTTGCTTGcacattggaaagctctgaagaGAGTTCTTCGGTATGTTCAAGGCACTAAGCAACAAGGGTTACTCTTTCATAAGAATACAGATTTCAGATTGTATGGATTCGCTGATGCTGATTGGGCATCAGACCTTGAAGACCACAG GAAGCAAATCACTGTCAGTAAGAGCTCAACAGAGGCTGAATTTCGAAGTCTTGCAGCGTGT GTCAAGAACAAACTTAGAGTGGTCCCAAGACCAATCATAAATTTGAGGGAGGGAGGTGTAAAAGATGTAGTGGACACTAAGGCAAATTTGAGTAATAGTGCTAGTGCAG TTTATCACTTGTCTACAGGAACTGCATACCAAGGTGGCATATTCTTCCTTGACATCATCTTTCTTTCCGATTATCCCTTCAACCCTCCCCAG GTAGTATTCAAAACTCACATTTACCACTGCAATGTTGGCACTGATGGTCATGTTAGTCTCGAAATGTTGAAGGATGGTTGGAGTCCGGCACTAACCATTACCAAAGTGCTAACTGCAATAAGATCACTTTTAACAAATCCTGACCCTT ATAACGCTGTTGTCCCTGGCATTGCTCACTTGTATTTGGAAAACAAAGCAAAACATGATCTTGTTGCTGGAGAGTGGACTGCTCGATTTGCCAAGTGA